In Tenebrio molitor chromosome 6, icTenMoli1.1, whole genome shotgun sequence, one genomic interval encodes:
- the beta-Spec gene encoding spectrin beta chain isoform X7, whose product MTTDISIVRWDPTLQQEIVEDYEYDGGNSSSRLFERSRIKALADERESVQKKTFQKWVNSHLVRVNSRITDLYTDMRDGKNLIKLLEVLSGERLPRPTKGKMRIHCLENVDKALQFLREQRVHLENMGSHDIVDGNPRLSLGLIWTIILRFQIQDITIEETDNQETKSAKDALLLWCQMKTAGYNNVNVRNFTTSWRDGLAFNALIHKHRPDLIQFEKLSKSNPIHNLNNAFNVAEDKLGLTKLLDAEDVFVEQPDEKSIITYVVTYYHYFSKMKQETVQGKRIGKVVGIAMENDRMIKEYESLTSDLLAWIEATIKALGERQFANSLVGVQQQLGQFNNYRTVEKPPKFVEKGNLEILLFTLQSKMRANNQRPYTPKEGKMISDINKAWERLEKAEHERELALREELIRQEKLEQLAARFNRKASMRETWLSENQRLVSQDNFGHDLTAVEAAAKKHEAIETDILAYEERVQAVVSVAGELEAENYHDMERISARKENVLRLWNYLLELLRARRHRLELSLQLQQNFQEMLHILDAMEELKARLLTDDYGKHLMGVEDLLQKHNLLEADINILGDRVKAVANQSQRFLAVESEEGYRPCDPALVLERVQQLEDAYAELVRLAVERRSRLEESRKLWQFYWDMADEENWIKEKEQIVSAADIGHDLTTVNLLLSKHKALENEISAHEPQLNAVIGVGDELVNSGHFGAEKVNERLTEIRSAWKHLLDLAAYRRKRLEDAVDYHQLFADADDVDIWMLDTLRLVSSEDVGRDEGNAQSLLKKHKDVTEELKNYASTIEALHQQAKQLGPEVADSPEVSQRLASIDNRYKELLELAKLRKQRLLDALSLYKLLSESDGVEQWISEKDRMLQTMVPVRDIEDVEIMKHRYDGFEKEMNANASRVAVVNQLARQLLHVEHPNSEQITARQNQLNQKWAELREKAEAKRDELNSAHGVQTFHIECRETTTWIEDKIRILQSTDSLEMDLTGIMTLQRRLSGMERDLAAIQAKLTSLEKEASNIETEHPEEAAVIRERIVQIQIIWERLTQMLKERDSKLEEAGDLHRFLRDLDHFQAWLTKTQTDIASEDTPNSLAEAENLLSQHQSICEEIHNYTDDYTKMMEYGEKITADPSTQDDTQYMFLRERLKALKDGWDEIHQMWENRQKLLSQSLSLQLLDKDARQAEVILNQQEHTLSKIETPTNLEQADNQLKKHESFLTSMEANDDKFNAVIQFTNRLIDEGHFASDKIAKRADNIDQRRIAIKEKALALMERLRDQLELQQFLRDCDELGEWIQEKHITAQDETYRSAKTVHSKWTRHQAFEAEIAANKERLLNLQKTGEELAKEKPEFADVIKPKIEELADQFDVLEQTTKEKGERLFDANREVLIHQTCDDIDSWMNDLEKQIESDDTGSDLASVNILMQKQQMIETQMAVKARQVDELEKQTKHLETTAPDTKMEEIKVKKTQVEQRFEQLKQPLLERQRILEKKKEALQFRRDVEDELLWIAEKMPQASSTEYGNSLFQVHMLEKKNQSLRTEIENHEPRINTVCNNGQKLIDEGHEDSTEFSRLIGELHKAWQELKDAVEKRRENLLRNERAQQYLFDANEAESWMSEQELYMMVEDRGKDETSARNFMKKHESLEAAVEDYADTIRALGETVRALSAEGHPLAEQVAVKQSQLDKLYAGLKDLAGERRGKLDEALKLFLLHRDVEDLEQWIADREVVASSHELGQDYDHVTLLWERFKEFARDTESIGRERVAAVTDIADRLIEAGHSDSATIAEWKDGLNEAWQDLLELIETRTQMLAASRELHKFFHDCKDVLGRILEKQVSMSDELGRDAGSVSALQRKHQNFLQDLQTLQSQVQQIQEESAKLQASYAGDRAKEITNREQEVMAAWAALQNACDQRRGKLADTGDLFKFFNLVRTLMQWMDDVIRQMNTSEKPRDVSGVELLMNNHQSLKAEIDAREDNFTACISLGKELLSRNHYASAEIKDKLVTLSNHRNSVLQRWEERWENLQLILEVYQFARDAAVAEAWLIAQEPYLMSTELGHTIDDVENLIKKHEAFEKSAAAQEERFSALERLTTFELREIKRRQEAAEAQERARREQEEAERLAALAAAQPKQPEAVPTDRPDSGTPAAEERPVHGQQPQQPTPVSAPVAQRVQSTPPQPSPRSQTLSRAEEKAKRKDRSRSKSPFRSFRWKKGSSKTSGAVSDDEAAGTSERGSPGDEEVFEGILTRKHEWENTTVKASVRSWDKVYAVLHGSQLSFYKDSKVARATPDQTFKGEVPLTVHKANASIAQDYKKKKHVFRLKLESGAEFLFQAHNDAEMNAWISRINAQADADSSGPSRSQTLPASAQKEDSKRRSFFTLKKN is encoded by the exons ATGACCACCGACATCAGTATAGTAAGGTGGGACCCAACCTTGCAGCAGGAAATCGTTGAAGATTACGAGTACGATGGAGGCAACTCATCGTCCCGACTTTTCGAAAGATCTCGCATTAAAGCTTTAGCAG ATGAACGAGAAAGCGTCCAGAAGAAGACCTTCCAAAAATGGGTGAACTCTCACCTGGTGCGAGTGAATTCCCGCATTACTGATCTCTACACGGACATGAGAGATGGGAAAAATTTGATAAAGCTGTTGGAAGTGTTATCTGGTGAACGTCTGCCTCGCCCCACGAAGGGCAAAATGCGTATTCACTGCCTGGAGAATGTCGATAAGGCACTGCAGTTCCTTCGAGAACAACGTGTTCATTTAGAAAATATGGGATCACACGATATCGTAGATGGTAATCCCCGGTTATCCCTCGGTTTAATTTGGACCATCATTCTTCGTTTCCAAATCCAAGATATCACTATCGAAGAAACAGATAATCAAGAAACAAAGTCGGCGAAAGATGCTTTGTTATTATGGTGCCAGATGAAGACCGCTGGTTACAACAATGTAAATGTCAGGAATTTCACTACATCATGGCGAGATGGTTTGGCCTTCAACGCACTCATCCACAAACATCGTCCAGATTTGATACAGTTTGAAAAGTTATCCAAATCGAACCCCATCCATAACCTTAACAATGCTTTTAACGTAGCTGAAGATAAATTGGGATTGACAAAATTATTAGACGCTGAAGATGTTTTCGTAGAACAGCCAGATGAAAAATCTATCATAACCTACGTTGTTACTTATTATCATTACTTCAGTAAAATGAAGCAAGAAACAGTACAAGGTAAACGTATCGGTAAAGTCGTCGGAATTGCCATGGAAAATGACAGGATGATCAAAGAGTACGAATCATTGACCAGTGATCTGTTGGCGTGGATCGAAGCTACTATCAAAGCCCTCGGGGAAAGGCAATTTGCGAACAGTCTTGTGGGTGTCCAGCAACAACTGGGGCAGTTCAATAATTATCGCACAGTCGAAAAACCGCCTAAATTCGTGGAAAAAGGCAATTTGGAAATCCTTCTCTTTACTTTGCAATCCAAAATGAGAGCGAATAATCAAAGACCCTACACACCAAAAGAAGGTAAAATGATTTCTGATATAAATAAAGCTTGGGAACGGCTGGAAAAAGCCGAACACGAACGAGAACTCGCCTTACGTGAGGAATTGATTCGTCAAGAGAAACTCGAACAGCTTGCGGCTCGTTTCAATAGGAAGGCCAGCATGAGAGAGACTTGGCTCAGTGAGAACCAGCGTTTGGTCTCACAAGACAATTTCGGTCATGACTTGACCGCTGTAGAAGCTGCCGCGAAGAAGCACGAAGCCATCGAAACCGACATCTTGGCGTACGAAGAGAGAGTACAAGCGGTGGTCTCCGTCGCCGGTGAACTCGAAGCCGAGAACTACCACGACATGGAAAGGATCAGTGCCAGGAAAGAAAATGTCCTACGCCTCTGGAATTATCTATTGGAATTGCTTAGAGCACGTAGACATAGACTAGAATTGTCGCTACAATTGCAACAAAACTTCCAAGAAATGCTCCATATCCTTGATGCCATGGAGGAATTGAAAGCGCGACTGCTTACCGACGACTACGGCAAGCATCTCATGGGTGTCGAAGACCTCCTCCAGAAACATAATCTACTCGAAGCCGACATCAACATACTCGGCGATAGAGTCAAAGCTGTTGCGAATCAGTCACAACGGTTCCTCGCTGTTGAAAGCGAAGAAGGCTACAGACCTTGCGATCCAGCGCTGGTCTTGGAAAGAGTACAACAACTGGAAGATGCGTACGCGGAATTGGTGCGATTGGCGGTAGAACGTCGGTCACGTCTCGAAGAGAGCCGTAAATTATGGCAGTTCTATTGGGACATGGCGGATGAAGAGAATTGGATCAAGGAAAAAGAACAGATCGTCTCGGCTGCCGATATCGGACACGATCTTACCACggttaatttgttgttgagcAAACATAAGGCTCTGGAGAATGAAATATCTGCGCACGAACCACAGTTGAACGCTGTCATAGGAGTTGGCGATGAATTGGTTAATTCTGGACATTTCGGTGCTGAGAAAGTGAACGAGAGACTGACTGAAATACGTTCTGCTTGGAAGCATTTGTTGGATTTGGCGGCGTATCGCAGAAAACGATTAGAAGATGCCGTCGATTATCATCAACTCTTCGCCGATGCGGATGACGTCGATATTTGGATGTTGGACACCTTGAGGTTGGTGTCTAGTGAAGATGTCGGCAGGGACGAAGGCAACGCACAGTCGCTCCTCAAGAAACACAAAGACGTCACCGAAGAACTCAAAAATTATGCCAGCACTATTGAAGCGTTGCATCAACAAGCCAAGCAGTTGGGACCAGAAGTTGCCGACTCTCCGGAGGTATCTCAGAGGTTGGCTTCCATAGACAACCGTTACAAAGAACTGTTGGAGTTGGCCAAACTTAGAAAGCAGCGCCTCTTGGATGCACTTTCGTTGTACAAACTTTTGTCGGAGAGCGACGGTGTTGAACAATGGATCAGCGAAAAAGATCGAATGTTGCAAACCATGGTGCCGGTACGTGATATCGAAGATGTCGAAATCATGAAACATCGTTACGACGGTTTCGAGAAGGAAATGAACGCAAATGCTTCTAGAGTCGCGGTCGTTAATCAGTTGGCTCGTCAGCTGTTGCACGTTGAGCACCCCAACTCTGAACAGATCACAGCCAGGCAGAACCAACTTAACCAGAAATGGGCCGAATTGCGCGAAAAAGCAGAAGCCAAAAGAGACGAACTTAACTCAGCGCACGGCGTACAAACATTCCACATCGAATGTCGCGAAACCACAACTTGGATCGAAGATAAGATTCGTATTTTGCAAAGCACTGACAGCTTGGAGATGGACTTGACCGGTATCATGACGTTGCAACGACGTTTGTCTGGCATGGAACGCGATCTAGCAGCCATTCAAGCCAAATTGACTTCGTTGGAGAAAGAGGCTTCCAACATCGAAACCGAACATCCGGAAGAAGCTGCTGTCATCAGAGAAAGAATCGTACAGATACAGATTATCTGGGAGAGGTTAACGCAGATGTTGAAAGAACGCGATTCCAAATTGGAAGAAGCCGGCGATTTGCATCGCTTCTTGCGCGACCTCGATCATTTCCAAGCATGGCTTACGAAAACGCAAACAGACATTGCTTCAGAAGACACTCCAAACTCGCTCGCGGAAGCAGAAAATCTCTTGTCACAGCATCAAAGCATTTGCGAAGAGATTCACAATTACACCGACGATTACACGAAGATGATGGAATACGGAGAGAAGATCACCGCCGATCCTAGCACGCAAGATGATACTCAGTACATGTTCTTGAGAGAGAGGTTGAAGGCTCTCAAGGATGGTTGGGACGAGATTCATCAGATGTGGGAGAACCGACAGAAACTTCTGTCGCAGTCCCTCAGTCTGCAGCTGCTCGATAAGGATGCAAGACAAGCCGAAGTTATTCTCAATCAACAGGAACATACATTGTCGAAGATCGAAACACCTACGAATCTCGAACAGGCTGATAATCAGTTGAAGAAGCACGAGTCGTTCCTCACCTCGATGGAGGCGAACGACGATAAATTCAATGCGGTCATTCAGTTCACCAATCGTCTCATAGACGAGGGTCACTTTGCTTCGGATAAAATCGCGAAACGTGCTGACAATATAGATCAGCGCAGGATCGCGATCAAAGAAAAGGCTCTGGCCTTGATGGAAAGACTGAGAGATCAACTGGAATTGCAACAATTCTTGCGTGATTGCGACGAGTTAGGCGAATGGATCCAAGAGAAACACATCACTGCCCAAGACGAAACTTACCGTTCCGCCAAGACGGTCCACTCGAAATGGACGCGACATCAAGCGTTCGAAGCAGAAATCGCCGCCAACAAGGAACGACTTCTCAACTTACAGAAAACAGGAGAGGAGCTAGCCAAAGAAAAACCCGAATTTGCGGATGTCATCAAACCGAAAATCGAAGAACTGGCAGATCAATTCGACGTTTTGGAACAAACGACCAAGGAGAAGGGCGAACGCCTGTTTGACGCTAACCGCGAAGTACTCATACATCAAACCTGCGACGATATCGACTCTTGGATGAACGATctcgaaaaacaaatcgaaaGCGATGACACTGGGTCAGATTTGGCTTCAGTAAACATTCTCATGCAGAAGCAACAG ATGATCGAAACGCAAATGGCAGTGAAAGCTCGTCAGGTGGACGAATTAGAAAAACAAACTAAACACCTCGAGACAACTGCACCAGACACCAAGATGGAAGAGATCAAGGTGAAGAAGACTCAAGTGGAACAACGCTTCGAGCAACTCAAACAACCTCTGCTGGAGAGACAGAGAATATTGGAAAAGAAGAAGGAAGCATTGCAGTTCAGAAGAGACGTCGAAGATGAACTGTTATGGATCGCCGAGAAGATGCCACAAGCCTCGTCCACCGAGTACGGCAACAGTCTTTTCCAGGTTCACATGTTGGAGAAGAAGAATCAATCGTTGAGAACCGAAATTGAAAATCACGAACCACGAATCAATACGGTCTGCAACAACGGACAGAAACTCATCGATGAAG GTCACGAGGACTCTACCGAATTTAGCCGACTCATCGGCGAACTTCACAAAGCCTGGCAGGAACTGAAAGACGCCGTCGAGAAGCGCAGAGAAAATTTGTTGCGTAACGAACGCGCCCAACAATATCTCTTCGACGCCAACGAAGCCGAAAGCTGGATGAGCGAACAAGAACTCTACATGATGGTAGAAGATCGCGGCAAAGATGAAACGTCCGCTCGCAACTTCATGAAGAAACACGAGAGTTTGGAGGCAGCCGTCGAAGACTACGCCGATACAATTCGAGCTTTGGGCGAAACCGTTCGAGCTTTGTCAGCCGAAGGACATCCGTTGGCCGAACAAGTGGCAGTCAAGCAGTCCCAACTCGACAAGCTTTACGCCGGATTGAAAGATCTCGCCGGTGAAAGACGTGGCAAACTCGACGAAGCTCTGAAACTGTTCCTCTTGCACAGAGATGTCGAAGACTTGGAACAGTGGATCGCCGACAGGGAAGTCGTCGCCTCCTCGCACGAATTGGGGCAGGATTACGATCATGTGACTCTGTTGTGGGAGCGTTTTAAGGAGTTCGCTCGCGACACGGAGTCGATTGGCAGAGAACGTGTGGCTGCTGTTACTGACATTGCCGATCGTTTGATAGAAGCTGGTCATTCCGATTCGGCGACGATCGCTGAGTGGAAGGACGGACTGAACGAAGCATGGCAGGATCTATTGGAATTGATAGAAACTCGCACCCAAATGCTTGCAGCATCACGCGAACTACACAAGTTCTTCCATGATTGTAAGGACGTCTTGGGACGAATTCTCGAGAAACAAGTGTCGATGTCGGACGAATTGGGACGTGACGCGGGGTCGGTGTCGGCCCTTCAGAGGAAACATCAGAACTTCTTGCAGGATTTGCAGACTTTACAGTCACAGGTGCAACAGATCCAGGAGGAATCTGCGAAGTTGCAGGCTAGTTACGCAG GTGACAGGGCCAAGGAAATAACGAACAGGGAACAAGAAGTGATGGCGGCGTGGGCTGCGTTGCAGAACGCTTGCGATCAAAGACGCGGCAAACTGGCCGACACTGGTGATCTTTTCAAATTCTTCAATCTCGTAAGAACCTTGATGCAATGGATGGACGACGTCATCCGACAGATGAACACGAGCGAAAAGCCGAGAGACGTTAGCGGCGTTGAATTGTTGATGAATAATCACCAGAGTTTGAAGGCGGAGATCGACGCCAGAGAGGACAACTTTACCGCTTGCATTTCGCTGGGAAAGGAGTTGCTCAGTCGCAATCACTATGCCAGTGCCGAAATCAAAGACAAACTAGTTACTTTAAGTAATCACAGGAATTCGGTCTTGCAACGATGGGAAGAAAG ATGGGAAAATCTGCAACTAATTCTTGAAGTATATCAATTTGCGAGAGACGCAGCGGTGGCCGAAGCATGGTTGATCGCCCAGGAACCATATCTGATGAGTACAGAGTTAGGACACACAATAGACGACGTAGAGAATCTAATCAAGAAACACGAAGCGTTCGAAAAATCAGCAGCGGCGCAAGAGGAAAGATTCAGTGCTTTGGAACGACTGACAACA TTCGAATTGAGAGAAATTAAGCGAAGGCAGGAAGCAGCGGAGGCACAAGAGAGAGCAAGACGAGAGCAAGAAGAAGCTGAAAGACTGGCAGCTTTGGCAGCGGCACAGCCTAAACAACCGGAGGCTGTACCCACAGATCGGCCAGATTCTGGAACACCAGCGGCTGAAGAACGACCAG TGCATGGACAACAACCACAACAACCTACTCCTGTCAGTGCCCCTGTTGCTCAGCGGGTGCAATCAACACCCCCACAACCGTCACCCCGCTCCCAAACAC TATCGAGAGCCGAAGAGAAGGCGAAACGTAAGGATCGCTCTCGAAGCAAGTCCCCCTTCCGTAGTTTCCGATGGAAGAAGGGATCTTCTAAGACTTCTGGAGCTGTTAGTGACGACGAAGCCGCAGGAACATCAG AACGCGGCAGTCCAGGTGATGAGGAAGTCTTCGAAGGTATTTTAACTCGCAAACACGAATGGGAAAATACGACCGTTAAGGCTTCGGTTAGATCATGGGATAAAGTATACGCCGTCTTACACGGCTCTCAGCTTTCGTTCTACAAAGATTCAAAGGTCGCACGTGCCACACCCGACCAGACTTTCAAGGGTGAAGTTCCGCTAACCGTGCACAAAGCTAATGCTTCCATAGCCCAAGATTACAAGAAGAAAAAGCACGTTTTCAGACTAAA GTTGGAGAGCGGAGCGGAATTCTTGTTCCAAGCGCATAACGATGCCGAGATGAATGCGTGGATTTCACGTATTAACGCTCAGGCAGATGCTGATTCTTCTGGTCCTTCACGTTCACAGACATTGCCTGCGTCTGCCCAGAAGGAGGATTCTAAACGTCGCAGCTTTTTTACTCTTAAGAAAAA CTAA